GGGATTTTTACGGCGGGCTTTCGGCTGCGGTCGATGCGATCATTGCGGCTGCTCAGGGCGAGTTCCAGCCACCGGCACGAGCTGCTGATGGTCGTAGGGGATGGAGTAACCTGGCGACCCTGTTTGTGTTGCTGGTCGTACTACTATTTTTCCTGTCGGCTGCCCGAGGCAGTGGCGGCCCCCCTCGTGGCCGTAAAGCGGCCCGCTCTTCCTACCGTGTGTATCGCCGAACGCATGGGCTCCCTCCCGTTATTATCTGGGGCAGCGGTTCCGGCGGTGGGCATCATGGCGGTGGATGGAGCGGTGGCGGTTTTGGCGGTTTCTCGGGAGGAGGTGGAAGCTTTGGAGGCGGAGGCGCTGGCGGTAGCTGGTAAAAGCCAGAAAGACGATGGATCGGCTGGAACAGTTGCTGCAGTTTTATCAAGAGGATCCAGACGACGCATTCACACGCTTTGCGCTGGCGCAGGAATACTGGAAACGAGGCGATACGGCGCAGGCGCTGCATTTCTTCGAAGGCCTGGTGCGTGACCATCCCGACTACGTGGGCACTTACTACCATCTGGCCCGGCTTTATCGAGAACTGGGACGATCGGATGAGGCGCGGCGTACTTACCAGCAGGGTATCGAGGTAGCACGCCGGATGGGAGATGTGAAAAGCCTGGCCGAATTACAGGACGCCCTGATGGCACTTGAACTGGGCGAGGAGTGATGGGTGCTGAGGTAGCGCTTCTCCCTGGAGGGATGCACAGCTGCGTCAGGAATCGGACAATCGCGCTGGCTGCTACGCACAGGCTGTAAATAAATCTGCTCCCCCTTTGAGGGGGAGCAGGCCCGGAGGGCCTGAGGGGGGATGTTGTCCAGAGAGCTTGCTGATGGTGTATGGGAACAGTGGCAGCATGGGTGGGCAGCGTTCCTTGCGAAGGCGAAGAGAACGCGATAAAGTATAAGGCCCTGGGCTGCCGATACAGCCTCTTCGCCGCGGAGACATCAGGATTAAAAAGTGGAGAGGAGCTGTGCCTTCAGCGACTGAGGAGGCGGTACGCCAGAAGGTATAACCCCTTGCCCATCGGCTTCGCCCTTTAGCTTTCTGGCTGAATCCCAGAGCCGATGCGTCGCACAGCAGTTAGACCAGGGTTAGCGTTGGGATCAGTCAGAAAATTTGCGCCGCTTTTGAAGCGAAGCGTGTTGCAAGAGAGGACTTGAAGCCGACAGGGTAACCATGCAGGAAAAAAGCCCTGGCAGGCAGATACACGTAGGGTTTCGGCTGGGGGTATCGCCGGAGGCTGGAAAGGTCGGCTGGTTCTCATGGGTCAGGTTGCTTCGGAGCGACCCGGGGCCTGATTGATGGAGAGGAGCCGGGATTCGAGGTTCATTGGTCCATGCCAATGGTAAGCGTTTGCGGTGCGGCAGAGAAGCGCAAAGTGTTTTCACAGGGTGGCTGATTCAGGATAGAACTACGCCTTGATCCCGTCGTATATCTTTTCAACCTGTCGAAAACGCATGTAACCATCATTAAGTGGCCATGACGAACACGCTGCGTACAACAGCTTTGATGGCCCTGCTGATCATTCTCTTCGTACTGATCGGCGAAGCCATTGGGGGCGAGCAGGGCATGATGGTCGCCTTCTTTTTTGCGGTGGCGATGAACTTTTTCAGTTACTGGTTCAGTGATAAAATTGTGCTGATGATGTACGGGGCGCGGGAGATTTCTCGCGACGAGGCGCCGGAGCTATACGATATGGTAGATCGGCTGCGGCAGCGGGCTGGCCTGCCCATGCCCCGGGTCTATATCATTCCATCGGAGCAGCCCAATGCCTTTGCTACGGGCCGTAGTCCCCGGCATAGCGCGGTAGCTGTCACGCAGGGTATTGTGCGGTTGCTCAATCGTGAGGAGCTGGAAGGGGTGATCGCGCACGAGCTGGCTCACATCAAACACCGGGATATCCTGATTTCGTCGATCGCGGCCACGCTGGCAGCGGCTATTACGATGCTGGCCCGGTTTGCTTTCTTCTTTGGACCCTCTGGCGATCGGGATCGTGGCAATGCCCTGGCCGGATTGCTCATGCTGATTCTGGCGCCGCTGGCGGCCATGCTGATCCAGATGGCCATTTCGCGGGCGCGTGAGTTTGCCGCCGATCGCGGAGGAGCGCTCATCTGTGGACGGCCGCGGGCGCTTGCGCGGGCGCTGGAGAAGCTTGAGGCAGGCGTGGCCCATATTCCCATGGAGGCGAATCCGGCTACGGCCCATATGTTTATCGTGCATCCGTTCAGTGGGGGAGGCCTTGCCCGGCTGTTTTCGACGCATCCGCCTACCGAAGAACGTATTCGCCGGTTGCTGGAGCTGGAACAAGAGCTGGCACACGTCCGGGCCTGACGGAACCTTCGATCGCGGCCGGCCATTTTTCTGCCGGCCGTTTTTTTGCCCAACAAACCCGTTGACGCCCTATGGCCCTGACTTATTCGCAGGAGATCGCGCTGGGTACCGAGGCGCCTCCATTTGATCTGCCGGTAGTCAACCCGGAGGCTGATGGACGCAACAAGCCCACGCGGAGCCTGGAGGACTTTCGTGACGCGCAAGTGCTTGTGGTGGTCTTCACCTGCAATCACTGCCCCTATGCGCAGCATATAGAGGAGGCGCTAATTGAGATGGCGCGCGCTTATCAGCCGCGGGGTGTTCAGTTCGTGGCGATCAATGCCAACGATCCCGAGCAGTATCCAGAAGATGCTCCTGAAGTCATGGCGCAGCGCGCGCAAGCCAGAGGGTATCCGTTTCCGTACCTGTTCGATGAGACGCAGGAGGTTGCGCGGGCGTACGGTGCGCGTTGCACCCCGGATCTGTATGTGTTCGATACCCATCGTCGGCTGGTCTATCACGGTCGATTTGACGATACCCGGCCCGGTCAGGGACGTTCGGCAACGGGCGAAGACCTGAGGCGAGTGCTGGACGAATTGCTGGCGACCGGGCAAGTGACCGGCCCCCAGTATCCATCCATGGGGTGCAACATCAAATGGAAGCCGGGCAACGAGCCCCGTTGAGCGGTACCGATGGACGGGCTCGTCTTATTGCCGCCGGTTGTAGCGATTGTCCTGGCGTTGTGGACGCGCCAGGTTTACCTGTCGCTGTTGGTCGGACTCTGGCTGGGCACCACCTTGCTGGAAGGCGGCCATCCCTTGCTGGGGTTGCGACGGCTGGGCGACGAGCTGGTCGCCGTCTTTGCCGATCCGGGCAACACACGCGTGGTCATGTTCTGCCTGATGGTGGGTGGTTTGATTGCGCTGGTGCAGGCTTCGGGTGGGGTGCAGGGATTCATCACATGGGCCCGGCGGCGTGGATGGGGGACGTCGCGACGGGGCGCTGAAATGCTGGCCTGGCTGGTAGGGCTGGTGATCTTTGTCGAATCCAACATTACTTCGCTGGTTGTGGGTGCGGTGGGACGTCCGTTTTTTGATCGGTTGCGCCTGCCCCGCGAAAAGCTCGCCTTTTACTGCGATGCAACGAGCGCACCGGTCTGCATGATGATTCCGCTCAATGGATGGGGCGCCTATGTGCTGGGATTGCTGGCCGCACAGGGCATTACCCATGGAGCGGTACGTTTACTGGCCGAAGGGCTGCTTTACAATGTTTTCAGTTGGCTGGCTATTCTGTTTGCGCTGCTGATAGCCTGGACAGGCTGGGGGTTTGGGCCAATGCGAGTAGCCGAGCGACGGGCGGCCAGGACCGGCCAGCTGTTACGTCCTGGAGCGCAGCCGCTGGTGGCCGAAGAAGTGGCAGGTATTCAGCCGGTCGAGGGGGCTCCCTGCCGCGCTTCCGACTTTTTGATCCCTCTCGGGGTCATGGTGGGGATGATTTTCGTGGGGCTCTGGGTAACAGGCCAGGGTAATCTGATGGCCGGCAGTGGCTCGACGGCAGTGTTCTGGGCTGTGGCCGTCGCTGTAGCTGTGGCGATGACCCTGTACGCGCTACCCCGGCCACTCCGGAGAGGGCGGCCTGTGCTTGCGCTGGCACGCTCGACGGCTCTGGTGCTTCGGGGGATGTCCGGGTTGGTAGGGGTAACCGTGCTGGTGGTGCTGGCTTTTGCGCTGGGGCAAGTCTCACGCGCTCTGGAAATGGGCCCCTATCTGGTGGGGCTGATCGACCCGAGCTGGCCTGTCTGGTGGCTCCCGGCCGTGGTGTTTCTGGTAGGCTGTTTTGTCTCGTTTACGCTGGGCTCTTCATGGACGACCTTCGCCATTCTCATTCCCGTAGCGCTGCCTCTGGCCGAAGGGCTGGGATTGCCCCTGCCGTTGATGCTGGGCGCTGTGCTTTCGGGTGGGGTTTTCGGTGATTATGCTTCGCCGCTGTCCGATACCACGATCATCTCATCGATGGCGGCCGCCAGCGATCACATCGATCACGTGAACACGCAACTGCCTTATGCACTGCTGTTGGCCGGGGTATCGTTTGTGCTGTATCTGGGGCTGGGGTGGATCGCCTGAACGGATCCCGATCCGAAGCCGTTCGTTCGCTGTAGAAAACACCGACCCTAATGTTTGATGCGACGCCTTTTCGATCGACCCGCTTTGTGCTGCTGGGAGCTCTTTTTCTGGCAGGGCTTTTCGGACTGGTGGCACTGATGGCAGAATGGGTGCTGACAGGTAGGCCTCGTCTAACGGCTGACGTGATCCGCCTGAGTGGACTGGCCTTTGTAGGCTTTCTGCTGGTGGCGGCGATTATCCGTCGCCGTCCCAATGCATAACCGGGTACCCTGATTGACAGGCACAAGAGCGCATGGGGATAGCACGCCAGTTCTATGGCTGTCCATCACAGGGCTCCAATGATCGCGGCTTGAGCCACACCTGGTACGTCCAGGAGGTCGCTTTTGTCGGGATGTAGCAAAGAGTACCCTGCTACCTCAGCGGAGAAAAGCAACCAGCATAGCGATAAGCACGCCAATCTGTCCCACCCAGAACAGAAACATCCACCGGATCAAGTCAGCCCGTACGCCGGCTATCCGCTCACCCATCCTGGCCATTTCGGTCGTGATACGATCATTCACATGGGCAATCTGCTGCTGCAGCCGTGTTTCGACCTCGGTAATCTGTTGGGTCAGTTTGGTCACTTCTTCGGTGATGCGGTTGTCCAGGCGAGCTGATTCAGCTGCGATGTGCGCTTCCAGCTTAGCCACTTCTTCGGTAATGTGGTTGTGCAGGCGATTGCCTTCTTCCGCTACCCGTCGTTCAAAGCGCTCTTCCAGAATGCCGAGCAGGTTATTGCGTTCGTGATGGGCGGCTTCGTTCAACAGGGTAATCAGCGCCTCGACGCCTTCATCGCCGAGTCGGTCGCGCAGAACTTTTGGGACGGTTAGAATGGGCATGGAAATCCATAAAATAAACGGAATGCTTCAGCTAAAAAACACGCGTTTTGCTATAGGTTCCCTCACAGGAGGCCTTCTCAGGGGAGATGTTGTCTGGTCGAAGCACAATGCGTCAGAAAGGGGTGGCGGTTGCCTTCCGGTTGTGTTATACTTCAGACGAGTAAGCCCTTACATCAACAATACCGGCTGATGCGTACGCTGTTTTATCTGTTGCTGACCATCCTGGGGATACTATTCGGGTGTGCGGAGCCTTCTGAGCCCGAGGGACGCCAGGTGCCGCCCGGGGTCGGTAAGCCTGCATGGATTGCAGATGCCGTAATCTACGAGATCTTTGTGCCTGACTTTTCGCCGGAGGGCACCTTTCAGGGCATTATCAAGCGTCTGGATTCCCTGCAGGCGCTGGGCGTCAATACGCTCTGGCTCATGCCCATTCATCCGGTAGGAAAGAAGCGTGCTAAGACAGAGATCGGGCCGCTGGGATCGCCTTATGCGGTGCGCGACTATTACGCCATCAATCCGGATTACGGTACCGAAGAGGACTTTCGCGCGCTGGTCGACTCGGTCCACGCCCGGGGTATGCACCTCATCATCGATCTGGTGGCCAATCATACAGCCTGGGATCATCCCTGGGTCACGGAGCATCCTGACTGGTACACACCAGGACCTATTGAGGGGTTTACCTATCCAGTGCTTAATGGTGATACGACCGACTGGACCGATGTGGTTGAGCTCAACTATGACAATCCTGAGCTCCGGCAGGCTATGATTGATGTTATGCAGTACTGGGTGCGGACGTTTGACATTGATGGGTATCGGTGTGATGTGGCCCATGGCGTGCCGCTGGACTTCTGGAAAGCTGCGATCGACTCGGTGGAAAAGATCAAGCCGGTATTGATGCTGGCGGAAGCGGCCGAACCGGAGATGCACTGGGCCGGATTTGATCTGACCTATGCCTGGCCCTTCTATCACCAGCTCAAGGAGGTCTGGCGCGGTGCGCCGCTGCATACGCTGGTTCGGCAGATCGATTCGACGCTGAAGCAGTTACCACCGGGTGCCCGTCGGCTGCGTTTTACCACGAACCATGACGAGACCATGTGGGATGCTCCACCGCCGGTGCTTTTTGGGGGGGACCGAGGATCGATGGCCGCTTTTGTGTTGGCAACGTCTATGCCCGGGGTTCCGCTGCTGTACAACGGACAGGAACTGGGGACCCGCGAGCGGGTCTCGTTTTTTGCCCGTACCCCCTATCGCTGGGAAGCGCCAGAAAGTCCGGCACTCTATACGTTCTATCGACGTTATCTAAATTTCTACCGCCAGCGTGAGGCGTTGCGTCGTGGTACGCTGACCGTGTTAAATCCGGAGGCCGACAACGTGCTCGTGTATCTGCGGACTACGGACACGGATACGTTGTTACTGATCGTTAACGTTCGCGATCGGGCGGAAACGGTCGTGCTGCCTGAAGGTATACGCGGGCGGCGCTGGGTGGAAGTTTTCACGGCCGACACGCTGGCAGCCGATACGCTGGCGCTGGGTTCGTATCATTATCGCATCTATCAACCGTTGTGGCCATGAGTGGCCTGGATGCGCAGGCGCGCATAGAAGTTCGCGTGAAGGGGCGGGTGCAGGGTGTGGGCTTCCGGCAGTTTGTCCGGTACCATGCTCGGCAGCTGGGATTGACCGGGTGGGTCCGGAACGAGCCAGACGGCTCGGTCTATCTGGTGGCCGAAGGGTCGCGAGCGCTGCTGGAACGATTGCTTGAGACCGTGCGGCAGGGGCCACCGGCGGCCCGTGTCGACGAAGTACAGGTGCACTGGAAGCCTGTGCAGGGCGAATACACGCACTTCGAGATCCGGTGGTGGTAAAAAGCATGAAACGGTTGTTTTTGTGGGACTGCCATGCTACCTTTTAGCTAATTGCTTAACACCGTTCAATCAAGACCCAGAGCTGCCATGGAAGACAAACGCGTCACCCGTCGCGACTTTCTGCTACGCGTGGGAGCGCTCGGGCTGGCCGGACTGGGCGGCAGTGCGCTGCTGAGCGCCTGCGGTGGCGGCCAGCAGCAACAGCAGCAGGCTGCCCAGCCTGAAGCGGCATCGGCAGATACGGCGACAACGGCCAGTGCCGACTTCTCGTGCACCGACGTGTCGGGGTTGACGGCCGAAGAGATTCAGATGCGCGAAAGCCTCGAGTACACGGACCATTCGCCCTACCCCGACAAGACCTGCGCTAACTGTCAGCTGTTCATTCCAGCCGAATCGCCCAATCAATGTGGGGCCTGTCAGCTCATCAAGGGGCCCATTCATCCGGACGGCTACTGCACCTCATGGGTGCAGAAAGTAAGCTGAAGCGATGATGGGTTGGGTGAGATCGAACAAAAGCCCCATCCCTATGATGGGGCTTTTTTCGTGGAGCAACGCGCGCTGCCTTACTTTTCATGGATTGTCGCCGAGGTAGGGAGAGGCTCTTCTGCCGGTCGGTAAATCTGTTCCACATATTCACGGACCATACGGACGGCGTTGAACTGGGCCGGGATGGTGCGCATTGCCTGGCGCATACGGGCCAACCAGCGGATGGGGAGTCCTTCGCCGTTGCGGTCGTAAAAGGCCGGAATCACCTCGTAGGTCAGTACCCGGTAGAGCGCCTCGCGATCTTCCACATCCTGGGTTACAGGATCTTCGTAGTAGCCCGTTGCCTCGCGGCCAAAAGCCCATCCGTTCTGTCCGTTGTATCCTTCAGGCCACCAACCGTCCAGTACCGACAGGTTAAGCCCCCCATGCACGGCCGTTTTCTGGCCGCTTGTACCACTGGCCTCCAGCGGGCGACGCGGATTGTTCAGCCAGACATCGCAGCCCGAGACAAGCATCCGGGCAATATGCATATCGTAATTCTCGATGAAGACCACCTTGCCCCGAAAGGCCGGGTGTTGGGTGATCTCGTAGATCTGTTGAATGAACCGTTTGCCGCCGTCGTCCGCCGGATGGGCTTTGCCCGCGTAAATCAGCTGGATCGGTCGGTCTTCATGGCTAAACAGCTCGATGGCTCGTTCCATATCCTCGAAAAGCAACGGGGCGCGTTTGTAGGTAGCGAAACGCCGGGCAAAGCCGATCGTCAGCACGTCGGGATGCAGGTGCGACTCCTGAGGCAGCGACTGATGCTTGACGTATTCGTTGACGAATTCCACCAGCCGTCGACGCAGCATGCACCGGTACTGCCACAGCTCGGCGTCAGAGATCTCATCTACCTTTTTCCAGATTTCAACGTGAAAGCGACCTTCAAGCCAGTCGCCCAGATGTTGTTCCAGGAAGGGGCGGGCATGGGCAACGGTCCAGGTAGGCAGATGCACGCCGTTGGTGACGTGATCGATGGGCACTTCATGGACAGGGCGATCCGGATACAGGTGATGCCACTGGCGACGGGCCACCAGGCTATTGATTGCCGAAACGCCGTTGGCTTTGCGCGACAGCTTGAGGCCCAGCACTGTCATGTTGAACGCTTCTGTGCTGTCGCTGGGATTGACGCGACCATAAGCCAGGAGGTCGGTTTCAGACAGGCCCAGCTGGTGCCGGAATGTTTCCATCTGTTCGATAAAGAGCCCGGGGTCAAAGCGGTCATGCCCGGCCATGACCGGTGTATGTGTGGTGAAAACGCAGTGTCGGCGTACCCAGGTCTCGGCCGCTTCCCGTTCGTCTCCGGCGGCCAGCCGCTCCCGGAGCAATTCCAGCGCCACGAACGAGCAGTGGCCTTCATTCAGGTGATACACATCGAAATCCTGTTCCAGCGCCCGCAGTAGCCGCACGCCCCCAATGCCCAGAATGATTTCCTGCTGTAGCCGGATGCGGCGATCACCCTGATAGAGACGACGCGTCAGCATGCGCAACGGCTCCGGATTGGCATCGAACGAAGCGTCGAGCAGGTACAGAGGCACGCGCCCAACCTCCAGCTTCCAGGCGCGCAGGTAGAGCGGCTGTCGGCCCAGGTGAACGGTAATGACCAGCGGGTAGCCGTCCGGGCCGTGGACAAGCGCCATGGGATGATCCATGGGATCCATGGCCGGATAGTCGGCCAGCTGCCAGCCACTGTGATCAAAGCGCTGCCGGAAATACCCTTCCCGCAGAAACAGTCCGACAGCGGCCATGGGCAGCCCCAGATCCGAAGCTGCCTTGATGTGGTCGCCTGCCAGCACCCCCAGTCCCCCGGCATAAAAGGGCAGGCTTTCATGGAGCCCGTACTCCATGCAGAAGTAGACAGTCCGTGGAGCATCCGGGATACGGGATGGACGGTTCAGGTAGGTCTGAAAGGCCTCGTAGACACGATCGACCGCTTTCTGAAACGGCCGGTCGCTCAAAACGGCCGGATCGGCGGCGCGCAGGGCGGCCAGTGGGTTGTGATGGGAAACCCGAAAGGCCTCCGGATTCAACTGCTCAAAAAGGTGAAGCGCTTCGGGATTCCAGCTCCACCACAGGTTGGCCGCCAGGGCTTCCAGTTTATCGCGCGTGGTCATAGGCGTTCGGTTTACAGATGTTTTCGACAAACAGAGGGCTAAGATAAAAAGGTAAGCGTTTACATCAACAGTCCTGCCGGTTGATCGTCAAATTTTTGCGGTGGATGGTAGAAAATGGTCGCTCAGAAGTCGTCGGCCGGACCCAGCAGCTGACGGGTGATTGCCAGGCGCATCCGACGGGGCGTCAGCTGGCTGAGGTGTGCCACTATGGCATTAGCGATGCCACTGATATGTAGCAGCTCGCCCCGTAGCAGCGCCCGCAGGCCGGCCCGGGCGACCTTTTCGGGCGATTCCATCAAGCGCCGCATCCCCTCGACAGGCATACCAGCGCGTTCCTGGAAGGCCGTGGCCGTCGGTCCCGGACACAGGCAGGTTACCGTAATGCCCCGATTGGCATACTCGGCATATAGAGCTTCGGAGAAGGTAATCACGAAGCTTTTGGTCGCTGCATACACGCTCATGTAGGGGATTCCCTGAAAACCGGCTGTTGAAGCCACGTTCAGTATGCCGGCGTCGCCGCGTTCCAGCATGTGGGGAATGCACAGGTGCGTGAGCGCCACCAGATTTTCGATATTCAGACGAAGTATTTCCAGCGTGTCGGCCAGACGGATCTGATCAAAGCGACCGTACTTACCAACACCGGCATTGTTGATCAGGACATCGACCCGATGACCCTCCGAGGTAATGCGCTGAAACAGCGACTCGGCCGCACCGGGCCGAGACAGATCACACGGGTAGATCTGAGCCCGGACACCCTGACGTTGCAGGGTTTCGGCCATGGCCTGCAGTTTGTGCTCGGAGCGCGCCGCCAGTAACAGCCTGACCGATGGATCACGTAGCAGGTAGGCCATGGCTTCGCCAATGCCGCTGGAGGCTCCGGTGATCAGGATGGTTTTATGCTTGAAAGTCTTCATGGTGCGTAAACGAAAGCCAGGCGTTTAACCGACCATTCCGCTATGCCGTCGCATAACCGTCAGCGACTCGTGCAGGAAGTAACGCAGGGCGAACTGCTACAGCAGGCCATCCAACGACTGGAGGCGGCCGGTGTGCCCGATGCCCGTCGTAACGCCGAATGGATGCTCTGTGAAGTCTTGGGATGCGCGCGGGCCCAGCTCTATGCCTATCCGGAGCGACCGGTCAGTGTCTCTCAGCAAGCACGCTTTGCCGAACTGCTGGCCCGGCGACTCCGGCGTGAGCCGCTGCAGTACGTGCTGGGCTACGTGGAGTTTCTGGGGCTTCGCGTGGAAGTAGGACCCGGCGTGCTGATCCCACGTCCGGAAACGGAATGGTTGACCGAACGGGTGCTGCAGGCAATGCGATCGGTCCCGGCCCTCCGCGTGCTGGATGTGGGCACCGGAAGTGGATGCATTGCCCTGGCGATCAAGCACCACCGCCCGGACGCTGACGTGTGGGCCTGCGACATCAGTCCGGAGGCCCTGGCCATCGCTCGTCGCAATGCCGAACGGCTGGGGTTGGAGGTACACTGGCTGAAGGCCGACGTGCTGAACGCTTCGTTTCCTGCGCAGGTACCTGGACCGTTCACGCTGATCGTTTCCAATCCGCCATATCTGTCCCTCCATGAAGCCGATGAACTACCGCCTGAAGTGCGTGATTATGAGCCGCCGGTGGCGTTGTACGCTGGCGAAGATCCGTTGCGTTTTTATCGAGCGCTGGCCCGGCATGGCCATACATTGCTGCAGCCTGGCGGATGGCTGGCCTGCGAGGTGCCCGCGCCTCACGGTGCCGACGTAACCATGCTCTTCGAGGCGACCGGCTATCAAGAGGTACGGCTTGAACGCGATCTGGCCGGCCATCCACGTCTGGTATGGGCACGCCGGTCGCTATAGATCATCCGAATGATCAAAAGCAGCAAAGCCCAATGGAATCCCTGAATTTTCCCACGTATTCCTTTCGGCTACGGCGACAGGGGAAGCAGGTGTATCTGTTCGATCCGCTGCGGCGACGCTGGGTGCGACTGACGCCGGAGGAATGGGTGCGGCAGCACCTGGCGCAGTACCTGGTGCAGGCGCTGGGCTGCCCGCCTTCACTGGTAGCCCTGGAAACTGCGTTCACGGATCAGGGGATGGTGCGACGGGCCGATCTGGTGGTCTACAACCGAGAGGGACGACCGCTTCTACTGGCCGAGTGTAAGGCGCCAACGGTGCCTGTGACGCAGGAGGTCGTCGAGCAGGCCGGACGCTACAACCGGGTGATCGGGGCCCCTTACTTGGTCGTCACAAACGGCCGCACGCACTACGTCTGGCGCATCGATCTGCATCGTTATACCATGACGCCGTTGAGGCGGTGGCCTACCTTCGCAGAGATGATGCAGGCAGCTTCCCGAATCGGGCGCACCGAGCAATCTCAATAAAGCTGTCGACGAAAGCGCCAAGTACTGAGCCCAAAGAGCAGCAGGCCCAGCACAAGCAGCGCCAGCATCTCGTCCCAGAGCGCCGATATGCCTACATCCTTCAGAAAGATACCTCGTACAATGGTCAGGAAATAACGCAGAGGCACAGCATAGGTAAGTGCCTGGATCACGGGCGGCATACTTTCGATGGGAAACACAAAACCAGAAAGAATGATCATGGGCATGAGCGCAAAGAAGGCTGCGCCAATGAGCGCCTGCTGCTGCGTTCGGCTCAGCGTGGAGATGAGCAGGCCAAGTCCCAGCGTGTTACCCAGAAACAAGAGTGCACAGCCGAAAAGCAGGGGAATGCTGCCACGCAGAGGCACCTGAAACCATAGCGTCGCGACCAACACCACCAGTAGCACATTCAGCAGACCGATCAGCAGAAACGGCACCAGCTTGCCCAGCAGGACGGTGGTTGGACGCAATGGCGTTACCAGGAGTTGCTCCAGGGTGCCTGTTTCTTTTTCCTTGACCAGCGCCAGAGCGGTCAACACGGTGGTCGTCACAGTCAGAAGCAGGCCCACCAGCCCGGGAATGATGAACCAGCGGCTGGAGAGGGCCGGGTTGAACCACACGCGTAGCTCGGGCACGACGCCAGCCGAGGGCGCCCTCGCTTGCAGTGCATGTCGGATGATCTGCGATGCATAACTCAGGGCCACGGTGGCCGTATTCGTCTCGCTCCCATCTACCAATAGCTGTACAGCTGTCGTGGTGCCGTGCAGAACGGCTTTTTCGAAGTCGGGTGGAAAGACGAGCGCCACGGTAGCCTGCCCACGATCGAGCCAGGCATCAATGCGGCGGGGATCGGGTTCGTAGCCGACCAGGTCAAAGTAACTGCTGGCCACGAGCCGATCGACAAGGTCCCGGCTGGTGGCCGAAGGCACCGGATCGCACACGACCA
The genomic region above belongs to Rhodothermus sp. and contains:
- the glgP gene encoding alpha-glucan family phosphorylase, whose protein sequence is MTTRDKLEALAANLWWSWNPEALHLFEQLNPEAFRVSHHNPLAALRAADPAVLSDRPFQKAVDRVYEAFQTYLNRPSRIPDAPRTVYFCMEYGLHESLPFYAGGLGVLAGDHIKAASDLGLPMAAVGLFLREGYFRQRFDHSGWQLADYPAMDPMDHPMALVHGPDGYPLVITVHLGRQPLYLRAWKLEVGRVPLYLLDASFDANPEPLRMLTRRLYQGDRRIRLQQEIILGIGGVRLLRALEQDFDVYHLNEGHCSFVALELLRERLAAGDEREAAETWVRRHCVFTTHTPVMAGHDRFDPGLFIEQMETFRHQLGLSETDLLAYGRVNPSDSTEAFNMTVLGLKLSRKANGVSAINSLVARRQWHHLYPDRPVHEVPIDHVTNGVHLPTWTVAHARPFLEQHLGDWLEGRFHVEIWKKVDEISDAELWQYRCMLRRRLVEFVNEYVKHQSLPQESHLHPDVLTIGFARRFATYKRAPLLFEDMERAIELFSHEDRPIQLIYAGKAHPADDGGKRFIQQIYEITQHPAFRGKVVFIENYDMHIARMLVSGCDVWLNNPRRPLEASGTSGQKTAVHGGLNLSVLDGWWPEGYNGQNGWAFGREATGYYEDPVTQDVEDREALYRVLTYEVIPAFYDRNGEGLPIRWLARMRQAMRTIPAQFNAVRMVREYVEQIYRPAEEPLPTSATIHEK
- a CDS encoding SDR family oxidoreductase, whose product is MKTFKHKTILITGASSGIGEAMAYLLRDPSVRLLLAARSEHKLQAMAETLQRQGVRAQIYPCDLSRPGAAESLFQRITSEGHRVDVLINNAGVGKYGRFDQIRLADTLEILRLNIENLVALTHLCIPHMLERGDAGILNVASTAGFQGIPYMSVYAATKSFVITFSEALYAEYANRGITVTCLCPGPTATAFQERAGMPVEGMRRLMESPEKVARAGLRALLRGELLHISGIANAIVAHLSQLTPRRMRLAITRQLLGPADDF
- the prmC gene encoding peptide chain release factor N(5)-glutamine methyltransferase, whose product is MPSHNRQRLVQEVTQGELLQQAIQRLEAAGVPDARRNAEWMLCEVLGCARAQLYAYPERPVSVSQQARFAELLARRLRREPLQYVLGYVEFLGLRVEVGPGVLIPRPETEWLTERVLQAMRSVPALRVLDVGTGSGCIALAIKHHRPDADVWACDISPEALAIARRNAERLGLEVHWLKADVLNASFPAQVPGPFTLIVSNPPYLSLHEADELPPEVRDYEPPVALYAGEDPLRFYRALARHGHTLLQPGGWLACEVPAPHGADVTMLFEATGYQEVRLERDLAGHPRLVWARRSL
- a CDS encoding type I restriction enzyme HsdR N-terminal domain-containing protein, with the translated sequence MESLNFPTYSFRLRRQGKQVYLFDPLRRRWVRLTPEEWVRQHLAQYLVQALGCPPSLVALETAFTDQGMVRRADLVVYNREGRPLLLAECKAPTVPVTQEVVEQAGRYNRVIGAPYLVVTNGRTHYVWRIDLHRYTMTPLRRWPTFAEMMQAASRIGRTEQSQ
- a CDS encoding ABC transporter permease, with the translated sequence MKQVLAFLQKEFRQLQRDPRMLFLLIMPPIVQLVLLGYAANLDVRHVPLVVCDPVPSATSRDLVDRLVASSYFDLVGYEPDPRRIDAWLDRGQATVALVFPPDFEKAVLHGTTTAVQLLVDGSETNTATVALSYASQIIRHALQARAPSAGVVPELRVWFNPALSSRWFIIPGLVGLLLTVTTTVLTALALVKEKETGTLEQLLVTPLRPTTVLLGKLVPFLLIGLLNVLLVVLVATLWFQVPLRGSIPLLFGCALLFLGNTLGLGLLISTLSRTQQQALIGAAFFALMPMIILSGFVFPIESMPPVIQALTYAVPLRYFLTIVRGIFLKDVGISALWDEMLALLVLGLLLFGLSTWRFRRQLY